A single window of Malus sylvestris chromosome 5, drMalSylv7.2, whole genome shotgun sequence DNA harbors:
- the LOC126624417 gene encoding transcriptional regulator SUPERMAN-like, whose protein sequence is MESNHPDHQDSKTSSTDEEAELRRDVNDDMGTGRSYECVFCKRGFTTAQALGGHMNIHRRERAKTRPSSDPTNLASSTSKAVEDQSHPRAAVYHAIQSYPPQYFIAPPDDHMNYRTYVPAPNTSGVLRPPHANHISDEDLCARNYFPRHRNLLRDDHQDWRSGSSSSLRMGRPSDDYKERVFNGGSEEADDELDLELRLGHDP, encoded by the coding sequence ATGGAATCCAACCATCCGGATCATCAAGATTCAAAGACCTCTAGTACTGATGAAGAAGCTGAACTCCGACGGGATGTGAACGATGACATGGGCACAGGGCGGTCTTACGAGTGTGTGTTTTGCAAGAGAGGTTTCACAACGGCACAGGCCTTGGGAGGACACATGAATATTCACCGGAGAGAGAGAGCCAAGACTAGACCTAGTTCGGATCCTACTAATTTGGCTTCGTCGACTAGCAAGGCGGTAGAAGATCAGAGTCATCCGAGGGCAGCGGTATACCATGCAATTCAAAGCTACCCGCCACAGTATTTTATAGCTCCTCCAGATGACCATATGAACTATAGAACATATGTGCCTGCACCTAATACATCAGGGGTGTTAAGGCCCCCGCATGCAAATCATATTAGTGATGAGGACTTGTgtgcaagaaattattttccGAGGCATCGGAATTTGCTAAGAGATGATCATCAGGATTGGAGATCAGGGAGTAGTTCGAGCTTGAGAATGGGCCGGCCATCAGATGATTACAAGGAGAGAGTGTTTAACGGTGGCAGTGAAGAAGCAGATGATGAATTGGATTTGGAGCTTCGACTCGGTCATGATCCCTAA
- the LOC126623406 gene encoding deoxyhypusine hydroxylase-B-like: MGSLNDDAAATTATSFESSPEMVTFLCDRLLDPTQPISERFRALFSLRNLKGPAPRDALIAATRDSSNLLAHEAAFALGQMQDVDAIPALVAVLNDLSLHPIVRHEAAEALGAIGLESNVPLLKNSLALDPAQEVKETCELALNRIEQLKDADCQSKDEKSPFMSVDPAAPATSGSSVYQLREVLLDVNKSMYERYAALFALRNDGGDEAVTAIVDSLGSNSALLRHEVAYVLGQLQNKAASAALSNILMNRNEHPMVRHEAAEALGSIADDQSVSLLEEFARDPEPIVSQSCEVALSMLEFERSGKSFEYLFMQAPLVQ, from the exons ATGGGTTCATTGAATGATGACGCTGccgccaccaccgccaccaGCTTCGAGTCCTCACCGGAGATGGTGACGTTCCTATGCGACCGGTTGCTCGACCCGACCCAGCCCATCTCGGAGCGCTTCAGAGCCTTGTTCTCTCTCCGCAACCTCAAAGGCCCTGCCCCTCGCGACGCCCTCATTGCCG CAACAAGAGATTCTTCCAATTTGTTGGCACATGAGGCAGCATTTGCATTGGGTCAAATGCAAGATGTGGATGCAATCCCTGCCTTGGTAGCCGTTCTCAATGATCTCTCTTTGCATCCCATTGTTCGTCATGAG GCAGCAGAAGCTCTTGGTGCAATTGGTTTAGAGAGCAATGTTCCTCTTTTGAAGAATAGTCTAGCACTAGATCCCGCTCAGGAGGTCAAAGAAACTTGTGAATTGGCCCTTAATCGGATTGAGCAGTTGAAGGATGCTGATTGTCAATCGAAGGATGAAAAATCACCTTTTATGTCAGTTGATCCTGCTGCACCAGCTACTTCTGGTTCTTCTGTCTATCAGCTAAG gGAAGTTCTTCTGGATGTAAACAAAAGTATGTATGAGCGCTATGCGGCTCTCTTTGCTCTGCGGAATGATGGTGGAGATGAAGCTGTTACTGCCATAGTTGATTCCTTGGGTTCAAACAGTGCTCTCTTGCGTCACGAG GTTGCTTATGTGTTAGGCCAATTGCAGAACAAAGCTGCTTCGGCTGCTCTTTCCAACATACTTATGAATAGAAATGAGCACCCAATGGTTAGACATGAAGCTGCAGAAGCTCTTGGTTCCATTGCAG ATGACCAAAGTGTATCACTTCTCGAAGAATTTGCGAGGGATCCTGAACCAATTGTGTCACAGAGTTGCGAAGTTGCTCTAAGCATGCTGGAATTTGAGAGATCAGGAAAATCCTTCGAG TACCTCTTCATGCAAGCTCCTCTAGTGCAGTAG
- the LOC126620752 gene encoding bet1-like SNARE 1-1 — translation MNARRDFRGNKVALFDGIEEGGIRSSASYSHEIDEHDNERAVDGLQDRVNLLKRLSGDIHEEVETHNHMLDRMGNDMDSSRGVLSGTMDKFKMVFETKSSQRMFTLVASFVVIFLVIYYLTR, via the exons ATGAATGCTCGAAG GGACTTCCGTGGCAACAAAGTTGCTCTTTTTGATGGCATTGAGGAGGGCGGCATCAGGTCCTCAGCTTCCTACTCACATGAAATTGATGAACATGATAACGAAAGGGCAGTGGACGGATTGCAAGATAGAGTCAATTTGCTGAAGAGA TTGTCAGGTGATATACATGAGGAGGTGGAGACTCATAATCACATGTTAGACAGAATG GGAAATGATATGGATTCATCGAGGGGAGTGCTATCTGGTACAATGGACAAGTTTAAGATG GTTTTTGAGACCAAGTCAAGCCAGAGAATGTTTACACTAGTTGCATCGTTTGTGGTCATTTTTCTAGTCATATACTATCTCACTAGATAA